CGTGGATGTTCGGTTTCCAGGTCCGTGCGAATATCGTATAAAACCGAGTGGAAACGATCCGCGTGCCCTcgtattaatttttttattttccccCCACGAGAAACAAATCGAGAACGCCTGTCTCTTGAACGATAATTCGCGGCACTCTCGCGTAACGCTCGCTGGATGATGATCCGAGcgaattatttatataaaaacaATTGTCCGAGTGCGTCGGCCACACTCGCGGAGCACGATCGAATTCAACGTGTTTCTGGGCCAGCATTCGACTCGACGCATCCGTGTGCGTCTGATCGATTCAACCGAGTCTTTGATCATTCAGACCTAGTTCGATGACCCTGAGCCTTGATGCCGTCTTGTTCGATTCGAGGGGTCTGATACGCGCGCGATATCGTGACTAGTAGGCCACTGCCGAGAACTAAGTCCGACCATCGACGATACACTCGCGAACATCGAAATTCTTCTAACGAAACGTCTGATAACGATGAACGTCTAATTAATTCGCGACTTAAAGTTATATTTTGGTGTATCGAGTGGGTTAATTAATTCGGACTTAAAGTTATGGGAATTAATTAATTCGCGACTTAAAGTTATATTTTGGTGTATCGAAAGGTATCGTAGGTTAAAATAACGGCGTGCAACGTGTACAGCGTTTCGTAAAACGTAATTTAAGTTCAGAAAGTGAATAGAAAAGGAAGACACAAGCTACTTTGCCTTTTCGTAAGAGTAGTGAATGATGTGAACCTTCTATGATATTTTTGGCTGAATTTTTGAAGAGTTTCCATAGCCGATTTTGTTGACCTTGATATATATTATCCAGGACACCCTGCGGAGTAACATTAAATAGGTTTAAGTCATCGATTGTTGTTTATTTGAATGTTATTAATAAAGAGCGATTGGAAACTTTACTGCCATTAATACAGAAATTTGGACCTTTTGGTatgagaaatatagaaatatttgAATAGTATTTATCACATTTCGGTATATAAACATATTCAAATAATATTCAAATAATATAAGCACTGGATTGTGCTTAGAATGTAGTTTATTGTTTAACGATCAAGTGTGAGGACTGTGAAAATACGTGAAAGAATGAATTTGTTTTTATTTAGTGTAAAATTAGCCGTTTGAGTGGCAGATGTGGGATCGCATTTCTGCTCAGTGCTGAAAACTGCCAATTAGTCGATGAGAGTTGCCACACTGACTGCACGTTGAACGATTAGAAAATTGGTACAGCAACAATAATATAAGACTCACTAGTGACAGATAGAAAAATAGCGCTATCGCGTTACTTTGGACTTTGAGACGTAAAAATTGAGAAGCATCGTCGTGCTATTTCGGactttgaaatatagaaattgggAAGTACCATCAcgctgcttggaactttgagacatAAAAAATGAAAAGCACCATCGCGATGCTTGCAAGTTTGGGGCTTAAAAATTGAAAGCACCATCGGACTGCTTGCAAATTTGAGgcttagaaattgagaagcacCATCGCGATGCGTACTAATTTGAGGCTTAGAAATTTAAAGCATCATCGCACTGCTTGCAAGTTTGAggcttagaaattgaaagcTCCATCGCACTGCTTGgaatttcgaaacgtagaaattgagaagcacCATTGCGATGCTTGCAAATGTGGGATTTAGAAATTTAATGCATCATCACAGTGGTTAGAAATTGAGATGTAGAAATTAAGAAGTACCATcgcattgcttagaactttgagacgtagaaattgagaagcacCATCGTACTGCTTAGAGATTTCAGATTTTGAAATTAAGGAGTACCATCGCATTGCTTGGGATTTTGAGACGTAAAAATTGAGAAGCACCATCGTACTGCTTGGGGCTTTGAGACGTAAAAATTAAGAAGTAACATCGCACTGCTTGGAAATTTGAGACGTAGGAATTGAAAAGCGCCATCACACTCGATAGTACTTTTCAATTGTATCTCTCCAAAAGTTCACAGCACTCAAACGATTAAAAGATGCAGCATCAGCGTTACAGTGGGCGAGAGACTTAGACCGAGACGTTAAATGAATTTCGAGATTAGATTAGAGTATTTTGGGGGTAGCTGTGTTCCTCTCATACCTTTACAAAAAAACGTTATATCCATAGAAATGTCCAATTTCGAAAAAAATTACGTGTATATCGATCTTCTTTTGTTAATaacatttaaataaataataatcggTGGCTTAAACCTATCAAATACTACTCAGGAGGGTGTCCTTGATAACAATGTTAAAGTTAAGTGAATCGAGTATGAGAGCTTTTCAGAAGTTTATCTACGCTTCTTTTTCCCAGTGTCGAATTCCTATTTGAATCTAGGCACTTGTCATACATCCTGCATGAGCAACAAATACTTGCTGGTTCGCTAAACAATCGTACAATGAATGCTTAAAAGTCAGGAAAAAAATAGTATTTTCAAAGAACTATAAATCGTAACATATTTCGATAATAATTTTATAACAGCTTATAAGCTTGCGAACGCGAAAAATCAGTTGGATCTCGTTCACTATCGTTAAAATACTTATTCAACATCGATTCTCATCGTAACATTCGGACTTAGTTCAGAGCATGCGTTACTCGAACAATTTCGTTAATCGGTACCTTATCTATTAATATCTCGATGTTCGAGTGTGTGTCCTTTTACGTTAAAAACGCAGTGAAACACAGTTCAATCCGACGAACAGTCGTATAATAAATCGTCAATCTGAGTATCACAGATTATCCAAATTAATTTCAAGTAGACGCCTTATTATTATCAGAAAACGTTTCTCCCCATCGCGGATAGATACAAACTCCTCTCACCACTCGTCCCTTTgttgctttctctctctctctctcatctccCATAGTCACCTCGAGATCGTCGAACGTTGATTTCGCGTGATATTACATAACTACGTCCGAGTGTTCGCACGGGCCCGCTACATTGAACTCGAGTTCCGCGTCGGTTGCATTACAATCTGAGAGTCCTGCGTGTGTGTCTTCTCTTTCTCCTGGTGTGTCGTATTTATTTTCTCTttattgtataatatatatatatatttctttttttttttgttatttttaattaattctctTTAGCCTAGCGGCGATAATACGTTACCAAAAGCTTATAGATACCCTTATGCGCTGCTACCAAggtttcttttatttatttatttattctccATTGCGACTTTTATCTCGCGAAACTCGCGTGCTTGCAGTTTTTCGGTACTCCTGTTGTTGTTCGCCGTTGTTGCTGTcctatttctttttttgttcgttttcttgtgtctttttttttttctttttttaactgTCAGCGTGCCTGCCGTTCGTGAGACCGATCACCTATGGCCTACGTTTAAGTTCACCGCGGTTTTTTCTGCCGTTTATTATAAGTTAATAATTGATTGCGATTGCACATTCACACGTTCATTCGTTCTCTCGTTAACTCGCGTTCGATTACTCTCGatctctcattctctctttctctctctctctctctttctctttctctcgttcgtCTCTCTCGTCCCGGTGTACATCGACGTTTCTAACCATTCCTCTCGATTTCGCACGGGGGAAAAGGTTCTCAACGATACTTACGGGGAATGAACTTTTACAATGTGTATTAACAATAATGCGTCTGTCCTTGCCGCATGACCAAGAAATTGTTTGGTGTCATTGTTGATTCAGAATGAGAGAAACGGGTGTGTAAAAAAATTGGTTACTGGTATCTGGTTTTTAATCATTTTCTCTGATAAATGTAAATTTATTTCTCGTTAATCTCTCGATACGAATTTAGAAAGCAAGATAAAGATATTTTGTGAATAAGCAAGATCGTAGCAGGTGGAGAATTGGTTTCTCGATCATATTTCAGGAACGTCCTCCCATCGATGACTTTTAATTCACGATAATAAGGCAATTTCTTGGCCAGGCGACGCTGCATCGTTTGTACTCTCTACGATCGACATCAAGCACGTAATTTCGATCTAACGATTTGCCACGTCTACCATCCGTCCACGAGCGAGCGTGGATCCCCTCGACGAGAATATTCCGAACGGGTGTTCACCGTAATCCATCGCGTCGCTACCCGTCGAGGTCCCCAGTCACGCAACCTGGCATGGACGAACCACATCAATCACTCGTCTAAGAAttcgtttaattaattattaggtAATTTCTTCATCCTCTCCGTTTCTATTTATTATCGTTTGATTAGTTGCACTAGCCTTGATTGTCGGCATTTTAAGGGCTGCTGGGCAGGCAGCGTTTTTATGGCGACGTGCGACTCTCTTCGTTCGAGCGCAACatatttttgtttgtttttttttcatttatttacTCTTATCCCAAAAATCAATCGCAAGAAATTGTTTTAGTCTCCATCGAACTTGCGAGGGGCGAAACGCACGGTGTGCCCGTCTCAACCCTTTCGCCGCTGTCGACTTTCTGCTCGCGAGCAAATCAGATGTTCCGAACGATGTGGGTATAAATTTCGTGCAATTACCATCGCGCTACGGTGAATCTTTCAAAGGCGGATTACGCGAGCGAAGTTCGCCAGCGAAAGGGTTAATTGACTTGGCTCGAAATGGATCTCGCAAGCCTGATCGATCCTTGCCACGTCAACCGAGATCGCCGCTAGTCGGATCACTTTGGGACTCCTCGCACGGTTGACGTTGTTGATCGAGAAAAGGGTAATACGATAAATAGGGGTGTCGTTGCCCGCGACGAAGCCCGTCCTTTCGAACGAGCTAAAGTATTACGGTGAATCTGAACGTTTATCCTAAAGCCTCGCGTCGCTTAATTTACTTAACGATAGTTGTTTAATCTGAGAACTGTGTTTTATAGTATAACTTAGCGGTATAGTACAACAAACGATCAACGACAAACGGGAACACTCGCGGGCATCGTCGAGGGAAACGTGTACCTGCGTCCCCAGGGACGCTTCTCAACAGACGTCCCGTGTGCGTACGGATATATACAAATATCGAAGAATCAAACGGGTGGCGGTTTGAGAAGAGGGGTGCACGGGTAGGTAGAAGAAGGGGTTCGTTCAAATCTCATTCTCTCCACCCTTTCTCCTGTCCTGTCTGTTATCTTCTTTTACGCGTAAGTAACGTTATATCGTACATAGACTAGGCGCGAAGCTGTACAACACAAAACTTAAGACTAGGCGTTCGTTTTTAAAACAGTGAAGCGTGTTACGTCGGTAGGTACCCCTAGACAAGCGTCATCTCGCGGACGCGGCTATCATTTCCTCTAGAAATGAGGGAGGCACCGGTGTATATAGAGTAATATAGTCGCAGGATAATAATAGTACCAGCTGGGAGAAGAAAATACTGTTAGCCAGATCAAACAGTGTGGAATCGTCCCTAAAAATTATTATAAGTAGCAACgagtgagagggagagagagaataaAATTATCAATTTTGAATCCATCAAGAAATTGACAAGCTTTCGAGGGATATAACAAAATTGCTGATTGTACGATTATCCTGCGACGTAACGTAGTTAAAGAAGGAAAATTTGTGAAGGGTGATGTTGCAAGCTCGGCGCGATGTGTCGCAGAAGTTTACGCTGTTGGGAGTAGCTATCATCGGTGGGGAAGGCGGGTGCAGGAAGCTTGCAAGCTTTCCGGTAAGCTCGATATCCTCGGAAGCGGAACGACACATAAACGATTCGAATGTCTGGAGCAGTGGCGAGTATGCGACGGAGGGTCCGTATAAAAAACGTGTGACGCGAGCTTGCAAGCTCGCGCTAATTGTAAGCTCGATACGCTCGATCGTCGTCCGCGGCTGTTACCTTCGCGTGCGCCCCTCCCGGGCAGCGCGTCAGCTTCGAAGGTTTCGCTGTATAAAAAATGGTGAGAGCTTGCAAGCTTGCGAGAAGAAGCGCGACAACACCGTTCATACTTCGGAATCCGTTTCGCGTCGCGGCGCTCGGATCGAGGGCGGTGGCCGAGAGAAGCGTGCGCATCCTCGAGAGTTCGACGCGTCCTAAACTTGAACCTGACACGCCTCTCGATAGCGGGGGTAGACTGTGTGTAGACTAGAGATTTGTCCGGATCGCGAGTCCATAGACGAAAAGTGAGTAAGTTCTTCGTAGCAAAGTGGAATCCGCAGGCTGATGCAGGCGGCTGATATACAACGTGTTACTTGTTTAACAGAATTACTTATACAAACGCAAAGTTTACTTTATACCTTCTGTTCACCACTTGTCCTGCTATGCGTATTCTTTCTATGTCACGTTCGTCTTTAACTCCGACAGGGGCTAGGTAGTATTATTATTAACGTCGTTTCGTTTTACTCTACGCGATTCTCCGGTTCTATCCACCGAACTCTATCTACTTCGTCCGCGTATTTTCCTTTCGTCTGCTTCGTGACGAACAGGACTAGGTTCCCATTCTTCGGATACTTTTCTATCTATTTGGAGTTGGCGTAGTCCTGAACGTCAAGCCTTCTAGAGGAACATCCACGCACGTCCGGGATGTGTCAGAAGTAGGCGAGCTAGAGACAACGAGGGAGTGTTCGGCTTGAGGCACTAGGACGCGTCCAGGGCGAGGCACTCGGCGAGGAAGTCCTCCATGGAACGATAAGCGTGTTCCAACACTCCTGACAAGGCGTGGTCTTCGTCCGCGTAACTCTGTCGAATTACAATTTCAATATACTTTAGTAATGCGTAACAATTAAAGGTCTGAATGGTCAAGACGTAGCATTTCAATTTCTAAACTGTAATTTCGTTTCGATGCAGGATTAAATGTATTGTATAACCGATATTGGATGAATGAAGAAGAAACGGAACCGAAAGAGACACACACCTGGTACCTAAAGATGATACCCGCTTCGGACAGAGCCTTAGCGAAGGCGACGCCGTGCGTATAAGGCGCTGTGAGGTCAGCTAAACCGTGAAGAAGGTAGAGGCTATGACTGGGGACCAGCCTCGCGCGTTGGGTCAGGTCAGCCTCCACGTAACCTTTATAATTTTCAGCTGGGGCGCCGAGGACACGCTCCGTGAACGCGGAATCTAGACGAAAAACACGCGACTCCTCTGACTCGTGTGGCATTTCTCTTTTACCAGGGGAATTTCACGCGACTTACTGTAATAGAGCCAATCCGCGATGGGATTCACGGCGACGCCACACTTGAACACGTTCTCCTGGCTGCCCAACACCATGGCGGTCACGTAGCCACCGTATCCCCATCCCCACACTCCTACCCTGGTGACGTCCAGGTACTTGAGCGTCTTCAACAGGTGCCTCAACACGGTCAACTGGTCCTGGACCTCGACGCCACCGATTCGCCTGAAGAGATCTCGCTTTCCTTGACCCCTGGCGCCCCTTACATCCAGCCTGACGTACACCACGTCGTTGTGACTCGACATGTACGTTCCCCAGTCGATCTTGAACCGATCGGTGACCGCCTCGCTTCCTGGCCGGCCGTTCACTTCGACCAGGACAGGAAACGCTGCGTCTCTGAGCTCTTCTCGCCACGAAGGCGGTAACAATAGTTGCACCTGAGCCTTCCAACCTTGCGGAAGGGGTACCTGAGCGAAAGAATCGAGTCAGTCTCGATTTGGAGTGCAATGGCTGTTGTTATTAAGACCAGACATAAAAATACCTCGAAGCTTCTTCTGGTTGGCAACGCCAATTGCGATAGTTTGTCACCACGCTGGATTCTCGTGTCGTACAACACACGGATCAGTTTGTGAGAGGTCGTCATATGTACAGCGGCCAGGGGTAGTCCCGGACCTTCGCAGTAGAGAACGTAGTAACCCTGAGAATCATCGGTGATTGGTGGACTGACGGAGGCGCCGAAATGTGTGCAGTTGGTGTAATAAAAcctgtcgcgttaacattcgcaTCGTTAACCTTTACGTAAACGATCCAATTCTTAAGTTAAACGATCCTGAAGAAAATGCGAACACCCACCTGCTGCCCCAGAGAACTTCGCCTAGGTCGCAGGTGACGCAAAGTGGTTCCAACCGCCTAGGGTCGTCAGCAGTCGGATCACGGACGACGTAGAGGTGCCTCTGACCTGGCCTCCTTTCCCTCGTGCCTAGATAGTACACCTGATGGGCTTTGGTGTCCCACGCTAGGATCTCGCTCACCTAACAGCCGAAGAAGACAAGCATTTTTAAAATATCGATTCGTatcatcgatcatcgatcgttGGCTAATCTCGATGCATCACCTCGTAGCGACCGTGAGAGAGAACCGCTATCCTCTGTTGAGTCAGGGTCACATGTTTAATGTGAGTGAAGTGTTCCTTGTCACCTTCCTGTACAGCAGCGAGCAGCAAGAAGCTATCGCCATCGGGTGCGAATAGAGGGTGAGGCTGCGCGTCCAGCCATTGTCCCTCCGGTGCCCTCTCTGAGTGAGTTTCCTCGCAGTCCCACGAAGGGGCACGACAGGCGGACACCACTGAAAGATTCTGCGATCTGGTCATCCAAACGACGGCCACGTGGCTGGAGTCGCCGCCCACCCAGCCCGCGGATATCAGGTAATATTCcctatagaaaaaaaaagaaaagaagagagcTCCGAAAGAAATAATCCACATCGAGAAACTTGAAGCTGATCCCGTGAAAACCTTACTGCCCGTCCAAAGCAGGCGGCGGCTTCAGCTTCGTTCTGTACATCGTCGTGGTGTTGGCAGTTCCGTTCCCATTCGACGACGCGTTTGTCACGTTGTTCAGCTCCATTAGCCAGAGTTCGACCTCGGGATTGGCCGATCCGGGCGTGGGATACCTGACGGACCTCGACGGCGGGAAGGAACCTCTTCGCGGCGTAGCCAAAGGGCTGGCGCTGGCTCCGTCCTGACCCGGTGGCGTGCTGAACCAAGGGAATTCCAGGGCAGTGACCTTGGTGTCGTTGAAGCTGGCGAAAAGGAGATGTGTACCGTCCGGGCTAGGCCAGGCCGCTTCCGGCCGCGGCAGCACTTCCTCCTGGTACAGCCAGTCAGGCACGCCGTTGTAGATCACACCAGGAACGCCTGTGTCGGTGATTCGCAGGTCCTCCCCCGCAGACGGTGCCATTCTGACGTAGATGTCGTTCTCAGAGATCATCAGGAGGCCGGAAGTGTTGCCCAACCAGGCGGCGTGCTGCAGTCGCGTTTGCTGCATCCTTCGCGATGCGTGCAGACGGAGGGGCGTGTGGTGGCTGAAAAAGCGAGCGAGCAATTAATAATCGAGAAACAAACGGATGACTGTATACGTGCATACACGTCTTCATAGAACAGGTGCGAGTCGAAGAATCTACTTACTCGTTCGTGACGTCGTAGACTGTGTAATAAGCAGTGAAGGTATTTCTGAACACCTGAAATCGTAGGGTTACTTCGTTACTTTAGATTTCTCGCGAACGCCTAGGATGTTTCGAATGTCTGGTCTTGTTGAACTTGACTTTCATCGCGATTCAATAGTGAGACACTCCGGTACACTTTTCGAGATTATCAGGTATTTATATCTTCGCGGTATATATAAACACGTGAAGGTGTGTGCACGGTAGTTTTTATACCGACCCTCATCTTTAACATTCAAGGTTAATTACGCAACCGGACACGAACGATATTTAAAAGCGCTCCAGTGACGAAACGAAAGTACCATAAATTAGTCGTTATCGCGGcagtacttttttttttcttccgtcCCCTCGTTTAATGCAATCAGCACCGGAGGCCTTAATGAGCCGGCGAAGGCCGTGGGAATTGTccctcgcgtttacattactCACCGGCTTGACATTGTGCTTGAACAACACGTAACGCAGGTCGGTGCTGCACTGATAGCCTTGGACGTTCAGCTGTCTCTGGAAATAAAACCGAGCGAGATTTATggttttatgtattccccgtttcTCGAGCCGGCGCGAACTTTACGGCCGTTAACGGTCCTCGTAAAGGCGGTCGATGCTAGAACTTTCGAGGACCGCCAACTCGAAACGCGCCGGTCCACGTGCAATGGCCCCTTAAATCAAACACGCGAACGACGCCGTACTTTCGCGATCGTTCTTCCCCTCGCAGCTACGACTTTGCCCAGCTGGCATCGATCACACCGTTTAATTGCACCCTTCGCGATCACGAACGTTAAGTACGATTTAAACGTTGTTACATTAAACCCACTAACGTTACGTTTAAAGACACCAGATGAGGTACGTTCGCGGTGCACTCGTTGCATCGTGCGAGAGAACTTGGATTTCTTCAAAatcatttaaccctttgcattcgACGTCTTTCTAAACTTTAGCAATACATAATAAATTAGTACTAAAATAGAAAGTATTGCTAACATCTAGCAGTAATAAAAAATGTCCATTCTAATGGAAAACTTCAGGGAAATATGCATCTCTGAAAAAGTAAACGGTGGAATAAACTTAACGTCCTTAATCACTGATCGATTCTGATGTGACGACCAATGTTAAGTGACATGCTGGGCTCGCGATGTCCCCTCTGAGGGGAcatccgagtgcaaagggttaagtgAAATCATCGATCAATCTATTACATACAATTACATTTGCAGGTTTATCTCTTCCTTTCTTTTACCCTCCCTTTTTCCACGCTTACAACGACCGCGTTTTAACCGTTTTAACACGTGAACGTATCGCGAAAACCAGATGTGGCACAACAGTGTACTTCGCGAGCACTTAAGATCGTTTTTCCTCGAAAGTGATAGAGAGTTAAAACAGCCAAACGTTACACTCGTCAAATGAAATTCTGCACTCGAGCGACGCCGTTGAACCCTATTAACGACGAGTGCAACGCTTCCCCATCAGCGGAAGAGTCCTCACCGAGGCGATGAGCGTTTAATCCACCTTCGAACGTTCCCCAGAATCGGCGAATGCAACGGCAGCGATCGTCGCCGGTTCGAAATTACCCGGTGCTCGTTAACCACGATCCTCTGACCGTTATTACCCCTCAATCGTATTTCATATTCCTCGTCGGCGACTGGACGAGGAGGATCCTTCGTTAACGAACGGCAGCAAATTGACGCTGCAGCTTCTCAAAGCCCGTTACCCGCTTACCCCCTTCATAAAGCCCTATCTCGAGGCTTACCCCTCCCTCGTGAAATTATCTGACGTCCATTTAAACCGTGGCCGTTCGAACTTTATTCTCGAAattaatttttcgcaatttctctctctctctctctctctctctctctctctctctctctcccctctctctctctctcttcgctcCTTTTTCGTCTGTCTCATTTTAactggcgatagtttcaagCCCAGTTCACGGGCACGCGAGACGGCTCCATGGAGCGGAAAATGCAATAGCGCCGAGGCGAGCGTGGGAGCGACCCCTTTTCTCTTGAATAAACCGGGGAATACCACGAACTTCGTCTTATATACGGGCCACTCTCTTTGTTTTATGGTGCACCGCTGGCTAAACCCACCCCCTCGACAGATAAGACTAGACACGACGGACGTTTGATACCCGACGCGGTAGACTGTTTATTGCCACCCCTTTCGCTCTGTTCTATGGCTTTCGTTGCTCGTCGTTTCTGTTAATTCGCACACTTAATGTAACCTTCTGCGTGGGAAGATGGCGTTACTGTTCTGAGGCTCTTCGAGCGGTTAAATAGTGGGTTCTCTCATTTAAACGCGATTAACCTCGACGGGATTGATTTTTAAAGGCTGCATTCTTTTCAACATTTTTCAAAAATCAACAACACGTTTATGCTGGTATAATTGGTTTGTTACTCTGACTGGACTGTGTCTGACTTCGACGAGGGTTTCTATTGTTCGGTGTTTGCTCGGAACCAAAGAGTGACTTCTCCACAAGTGACTTCTTCGTGTTAACACCGTAAGTGTGGTTATATAGGGGTGGTGATTTCGCGTCACCTAAGCGTTGGTGCGTTTCATCTCGTGTGTAAGGGTTTAGTGACGGTTTTTTCAGAGTGTTCAGACCTGTCGTGAGTTTGCTCGATGTGAGAAGGTGGAGGGAAAGATGTGTTTGCATTTGTGAGCAATAGGGAAATGATTTAAGTAAAATAAATGGCTAAGTGATTCGTAGATGTACTGGAAtgctttattttattattcaacCTGGAGACAATAATGGCTTTTTAGGATCTTTGGATTAGTCTTGAGAACACCACCAACGCCATGACCCAATAAAATGTTTAAGCAAAGTCCCAGAGAGGAATGATGCATTGAACAGTGGGTTCTCTCATTTAAACGCGATTAATCTCGACGGGATTGATTTTTAAAGGCTGCGTTCCGAGAGTTTGATTAATTATGTTCATAAACTGGATGTACGATCCACTTTGGACTTGAATCAGTCTGGCTTCGCGAAATAAAACTATGCCTCTCCTTCGTTAAAGTTTCAATCGCAAaaagtttaattaaaattgGTTAAAGTTCGTTCAGATATTCTTCTCCTCAACATTGAGTAAGTAATTAAGTCAGAAACAATTTTATTAACACGAATGAACAACTTCACTCTTCGATACTATTTGTTTATCGTTCATAAAGATGCGCAGAAGGATTAAAGTTTAATTGAATTCTTAAATTGTACAGATTGGAAAGAAAAAGGATTGTCTTGGATCTTTCCACCCCTTCGTTTCTTGAACGTGGGCAAGCGATTTGCGATCGCGATCGATTAGAAATCTTTACGATCGACGCGAGGACATCGAGGTTAATACGTTTTTTAAAATGCATTCGAGAGTTTCTCAAATTAACGTTCGCGACCCCTACCTCCATTTCTCTCACTCTTCTGCACGCAATTTCGACAATTGTTCGCGGCAGCTTTCAACGGACTGCTGCTGCAATTTTCGCCCCACTTTTCGCACGAATGTCGAATTAGACACCTCGTATTTTCACCACGCGCTTTCAAAATTCCATTTGACGAATTATCCGAACGAATTGCCTGTTTTCGATGCGAGAACTGGCTTTCTCCTCTTTTACCTGTCTTTTCGAGATGTCTCCGTTAATTGCATTGGCAAAATAATCGAATAAAATTAAATGCTTTGCTCTGTCTTTCTATAAAGTGAACTTGATTAAAAAATGGCTTGTAGTTTATTggtcagtatttaaatataaCAGCTCAGTATCCTTTAAAGCCCCCACTGGTAACTAAATAAATACCAATTGGTCAATGAAATGGATTTAATATTGCTTCATATTGTTCGTTTATTAATTTAACTAACTGACCAAACCTAAGCCGATCCTTTAATAACTTTATATTGACCTTTTTGATATTAAACCCATTCTATTATAGACTCATTGCACATCAAAAAATTATtgaccaattggtgtttctttaGTTGTCACTGGAGACTTCGTACATATTTTTAGAGGACATTGACCCTTCATATGTAAATACCAATGAGAAAAGATT
This genomic interval from Xylocopa sonorina isolate GNS202 chromosome 18, iyXylSono1_principal, whole genome shotgun sequence contains the following:
- the LOC143431425 gene encoding inactive dipeptidyl peptidase 10 isoform X4, with amino-acid sequence MKACARLKGTLDLTYAEGGHNWRSIIFSLLVIGFVIAGIVTAIYLLGYVDELLYWSGRRLTLDECLRDDLTPHRLTPTWVAHDKFVYQADDGSLTLLDTSNNSVALLVSNHTLRQLNVQGYQCSTDLRYVLFKHNVKPVFRNTFTAYYTVYDVTNDHHTPLRLHASRRMQQTRLQHAAWLGNTSGLLMISENDIYVRMAPSAGEDLRITDTGVPGVIYNGVPDWLYQEEVLPRPEAAWPSPDGTHLLFASFNDTKVTALEFPWFSTPPGQDGASASPLATPRRGSFPPSRSVRYPTPGSANPEVELWLMELNNVTNASSNGNGTANTTTMYRTKLKPPPALDGQEYYLISAGWVGGDSSHVAVVWMTRSQNLSVVSACRAPSWDCEETHSERAPEGQWLDAQPHPLFAPDGDSFLLLAAVQEGDKEHFTHIKHVTLTQQRIAVLSHGRYEVSEILAWDTKAHQVYYLGTRERRPGQRHLYVVRDPTADDPRRLEPLCVTCDLGEVLWGSRFYYTNCTHFGASVSPPITDDSQGYYVLYCEGPGLPLAAVHMTTSHKLIRVLYDTRIQRGDKLSQLALPTRRSFEVPLPQGWKAQVQLLLPPSWREELRDAAFPVLVEVNGRPGSEAVTDRFKIDWGTYMSSHNDVVYVRLDVRGARGQGKRDLFRRIGGVEVQDQLTVLRHLLKTLKYLDVTRVGVWGWGYGGYVTAMVLGSQENVFKCGVAVNPIADWLYYNSAFTERVLGAPAENYKGYVEADLTQRARLVPSHSLYLLHGLADLTAPYTHGVAFAKALSEAGIIFRYQSYADEDHALSGVLEHAYRSMEDFLAECLALDAS
- the LOC143431425 gene encoding inactive dipeptidyl peptidase 10 isoform X3, with product MATTPTNLSEEDLTYAEGGHNWRSIIFSLLVIGFVIAGIVTAIYLLGYVDELLYWSGRRLTLDECLRDDLTPHRLTPTWVAHDKFVYQADDGSLTLLDTSNNSVALLVSNHTLRQLNVQGYQCSTDLRYVLFKHNVKPVFRNTFTAYYTVYDVTNDHHTPLRLHASRRMQQTRLQHAAWLGNTSGLLMISENDIYVRMAPSAGEDLRITDTGVPGVIYNGVPDWLYQEEVLPRPEAAWPSPDGTHLLFASFNDTKVTALEFPWFSTPPGQDGASASPLATPRRGSFPPSRSVRYPTPGSANPEVELWLMELNNVTNASSNGNGTANTTTMYRTKLKPPPALDGQEYYLISAGWVGGDSSHVAVVWMTRSQNLSVVSACRAPSWDCEETHSERAPEGQWLDAQPHPLFAPDGDSFLLLAAVQEGDKEHFTHIKHVTLTQQRIAVLSHGRYEVSEILAWDTKAHQVYYLGTRERRPGQRHLYVVRDPTADDPRRLEPLCVTCDLGEVLWGSRFYYTNCTHFGASVSPPITDDSQGYYVLYCEGPGLPLAAVHMTTSHKLIRVLYDTRIQRGDKLSQLALPTRRSFEVPLPQGWKAQVQLLLPPSWREELRDAAFPVLVEVNGRPGSEAVTDRFKIDWGTYMSSHNDVVYVRLDVRGARGQGKRDLFRRIGGVEVQDQLTVLRHLLKTLKYLDVTRVGVWGWGYGGYVTAMVLGSQENVFKCGVAVNPIADWLYYNSAFTERVLGAPAENYKGYVEADLTQRARLVPSHSLYLLHGLADLTAPYTHGVAFAKALSEAGIIFRYQSYADEDHALSGVLEHAYRSMEDFLAECLALDAS